In the genome of Triticum urartu cultivar G1812 chromosome 5, Tu2.1, whole genome shotgun sequence, one region contains:
- the LOC125555399 gene encoding uncharacterized protein LOC125555399: MDKQSVTACFVVILVLLGSSMSAEICERTGNILTICTNSICARLCHLDAEASKRKLAHYSCAGTVFSFCNCKVCTIL, from the exons ATGGACAAGCAGTCTGTCACAGCTTGTTTTGTGGTGATACTTGTGCTCTTAGGAAGCAGTATGAGTGCAG AGATCTGTGAGAGAACGGGCAATATATTGACCATATGCACCAATTCTATCTGCGCGCGGCTCTGTCATCTGGATGCAGAGGCATCTAAGAGAAAACTCGCGCATTACTCGTGCGCTGGGACGGTCTTCAGCTTTTGCAACTGCAAAGTTTGCACCATTTTATAG